The genomic stretch CGTCAAATATGAACGGCTCCCCATATTTTGTTACGGCTGTGGTATCATAGGCCATGGGGAGAAGGATTGTGATGACGGCCCTTATGATGATGAGGACTTGAAATTCGGAGAGTGGTTGCGTGCGTCACCATGGAAAGTCGTTAAAACGGTAAAGGAGGGCCCAGGGAAAGCTGCCAGAGACCTGAGGGCTAGCTTCGATGCTGTGAAGGTGAAGGACACGGAGGATGCGGTCAATTCTATGATATCTAAACTCCAGTCCATTGCCCCGGACTTAAGAGTTAAGAAAACAAGAAAGGAAGGGCCAGACAATTCAGGGAAGGGGGATGATCAGATGGTGCTTGATGTGGGCGTGAAAGCCGCGGTTTTGCAAGAGAGAGCTGAAAGGGAGGAGGGCAGGGAGGAGGGAGTCGAGGACAGCTATGTTCCTGAGGTGAGGAGGGCAGTGGAGTGTAGAGAGGAAGGGGAGTTCACTGGTGCGGGGGTTGGTGAGTTGGCGGATTTTACAGTTGGCGTGGGTGTGGGTATGGAGGAAGGGGATAAGGGAGATGTTGTCAGCTCAGGGGAGGCAGGAGTAATAGGAGGTGGGGCTGGAAAGGGTGGATACGGGCAGAGCAGGAAGTGGAAGAAACAGGCACGGGGGGAGGGGCATGGGATTCTGACACCTCCCATGGCAAGGGTGGTCTTGACTGATAGGGGAAAACGGAGTAGAGATGACGAGGAGGAAGAGGGTGTTCATAAAAGATCTCGAAGCTGCTTAGACGGGGGCGTCTtaatacctgaggcggaggttgacgaagttcaaccccgccgggcccaatgaataCCCTAAGTATCAATtgtcggggcttgggcaaccccgacTCGAGAAGTGCGCTCCGTGATCTTATACGGAGGGAGGCCCCGGCCATACTATTCCTATCTGAAACTAAATTGTGTGGCCGTGAAATGAGGAGGGTGAGGGAGAATATGGAAGGTTACTTTGGTATTGACGTATATAGTGTAGGGCGTTCGGGTGGTCTGTCGTTTTGGTGGAAGAAAGAGGTGGATTGTGTGTTTCAGTCATCATCCGTTCACCATATGGACTTCTTGGTTCGTGGTGCGGAGGGGGAGTGGAGGATTATTGGGTTTTATGGGTGGCCGGCCGTCTCTGACCGACACCTTTCTTGGGAGTTGCTGCGGATCCTGAGTAGGCAGTCTTCTCTTCCATGGGTGTGTATTGGCGACTTTAACGAAATTCTTTTCTCTACTGAGATGAAGGGGGGTAGCAGACCTCAGCGTCAGATGAATAGTTTCAGAGCTGCAGTGGATGAGTGTGGCCTTCGAACTGTGCCGTGGGAAGGATATAACTTTTCTTATGACAATGGGCAAGTAGGTGAGTGTAACAGACAGTCTATGCTTGATAGAGCTTTTTGTACGATCCAGTGGTCTGATTTATTCCCTTACGCGAAGCTGTTTTATCTTAACCGGGAATGGTCGGACCATGCTCCCATCCGATTGGTTCTTAACTATAAAATCCAAAGAGAGGTCAAGTCTCGGCCCTTCAAATTCGAACAAATTTGGGTGGGTTCGGAGGGTTGTGAGGAAGCCGTGGAACGGGGTGTGGAGAAGGGAAGAGGGGACTTGGTCACGGTGCTGAGGGAGTGTACTCGGGAATTGCAGGCGTGGAAGAAAACGAGTATTAGCCGGATAGGGCGAGACATTGATCGTAAGCGCAAACAACTGGAAAGGCTCAACGAAGGGGATAGGGAAGAGGAGAGCGTGCGACGTCGAAGGAAGCTTGTGGCTGAAATCTCTGACTTGCGTAGACAAGAGGAACAATATTGGCGACAACGGTCCAGAGCTCTTTGGTTGAGGGACGGGGATAAGAACACAAAATTCTTCCATATGCGGGCTGGTGAGCGTAAGAGGAAAATTTTTATAGCGAAGCTGATTGATGACGAGGGTGTTATCCGGATGGGGGATGAGGAAGTGGGGGTCGTGGCCAATAATTATTTTACAGAGCTTTTCTCGACGTCAAACCCGACTAATGATGAGACCATTTTCCAGGGAATTGGGACGAGAGTGACGGGTAACATGGATGATATGCTGAAGCGTGAATATTGCGAGGATGAGATTATCGAGGCTCTCAACCAAATGCATCCTTTGAAGGCCCCGGGTCCAGACGGTATGAATGTTCTCTTTTATCAATCCTATTGGAACACGATTGGGTCAACGGTCATTAGGACGGTTCTAGCTGTACTTCGCGGCGAGCTATCTCCGAGGGAtattaataaaactaatattgttTTGATCCCAAAGAAAAAAGCTCCGGATAAAATTCGTGACTTCCGGCCTATTAGCCTCTGCAACGTGGTCTATAAATTAATCTCGAAAGTGTTGGCAAATAGACTGAAGCAATTTTTGGGTGACATCGTCTCAGTCAATCAAAGTGCTTTCACTCCGGGTAGGGCTATTACTGATAATATCATGATAGCTTTTGAGATCTTTCACCATATGAAGAACTCGAAAGGAACAGAGGGATCCATGGCTATAAAGCTTGACATGGATAAGGCGTATGACCGCGTTGAATGGAGTTTCTTGCAGCGTGTGCTTGTGGCTTTCGGGTTTGACAGTGGGTGGATAAATAGAGTGATGACGTGCGTGACGACGGTGTCCTTTGCGGTTCTGATTAATGGGCACCCAGCTAGAGAGTTTAGGCCATCGAGAGGGTTACGACAAGGCGACCCATTATCTCCGTATCTTTTTATATTGTGTGCTGAAATTCTTTCTCATCAGTTGCGACGTGCGACGGAGGTAGGTGCTTTACACGGGGTGCGCATCTCCACGGGGGCACCACCTATTTCTCACCTGTTATTCGCCGATGATAGCCTCTTCTTCGTGAAAGCCACAGGGGAGGAAGCAGATGTGGTCTCAGCTATCCTCAGGCGGTATGAGCAGGCTTCAGGTCAGTTGGTAAATCTTGATAAAACTACGGCCTCCTTTAGCAAAGGGGTACCGAGGGACAGAAGGAGCGGGCTTGCTAGTAGATTGGGGATTGTTGAAGTGGAAGAGAAGCATCATTATTTGGGACTTCCTACGGTGGTGGGTCGTTCTAAAAAAGCTTTAACAGATATCATCCTGGATAAGCTAAGTAAACGGCTTCAGGGATGGCGCGGGAAAATCTTGTCTAGGGCTGGTAAGGAGGTTCTTTTAAAGGCTgtggccaattcactccctacctatgttaTGAGTGTGTTTAAAATTCCCGCAAATTTCTGTGATGAGCTACGTTCAATGATGTCGCATTTCTGGTGGAACCATGAGGAAGGAAAGAGAGGTATAAGCTGGGTCGCGTGGAAAAAGCTTTATCAACCTAAGGGCATGGGGGGAATGGGTTTCCGGAATTTTAAGCTTTTTAATCTTGCTCTCCTTGGTAAGCAAGCATGGAGGCTAACTACAGAGGCTGGTAGTCTGTGGGAGCAAGTGATGCGGGCTAGATACTATCCTAATGGTGATTTTATGACGGCTACTATGGGGCACAACCCGAGTTATATATGGCGTGGACTTGTGGAAGCTCGATTGGTCCTGAATGGAGGGATGCGAAGGAGAATAGGGGATGGCACCTCGACAAGGATTTGGCGTGATGCGTGGTTACCTGGGACTCACACAGGTCGAGTTATTTCTCCATGTGCGGCTGGTAACGAGGAGATGTTAGTGTCGGAGCTGCTTACCGAGGGTAATGGCTGGGACATGGGGCGTGTAGCGAGCCTTTTCTTGCCTTTCGAGGTGGACCGCATTGTTAATATTCGTGTGAGCCAACATCGGCCTAGTGATATTTGGTATTGGAGGATGGAAAAGGACGGTGTGTACACGGTGAAATCTGCCTATAAACTTCTTGCTGGGGGGGATGGTGTGGACGTGGGTGGTGCCTCTGACCGGAGTAGGGAGATGTGGCTTTGGAAGCGGTTATGGCAAGTCCCGGTTTGGCCCCGAGTAAAGCTGTTCTTCTGGCAACTCTGCAGTGAAGCAATAGCTACAAGAGCGAACATTGCAGCTCGAGTTCGAGGTGAGAATTCTTTTTGCTCTTTGTGTAATTCTTTTTTCGAATCAAGTTTGCATTTATTTAAAGATTGCTGGGTGGCTCAGAAAGTGTGGGAGGGTCTCGGGTTGGAAGGTgaggagggagaaggagggggcgggaTTCGAGACTGGGTGGAGGAAAGATGGAGGGAGCTTGGGGTGAGGGAGCACATTGTGTTTATGGTTGGCTGCTGGGCTTTGTGGGAGCACCGTAATAATGTCATCTTCGATAACAGGGAAGTCGATCCTTGGGTGGTGTTAAGACGGGTGGGTGACGTGGTGGCTGAAATGGAAGGGAGTGCATATGAGGTGATGAAGGGCCGTAGGAGGAAGGACTTAGGGACGAGGTCTGATGGGCCGCGGGGGTGGGAACCTGCTCCTAGGGGTCTCGTAAAAGTAAACGTCGATGCCGGGGTGAAGGAGGATGAAGGGGTAAGTTTGGGGCTGGTGTGTCGGGGTGAGAAGGGTGCCGTGTTGTGGGGTGTCTCTATAGTACAGGATCAAGTTTGGGAGCCACATGTCGCGGAAGCAGTCGCTGTTCTTGAAGGCGTAAAGGAAGCTCTACGGACAGGTTACAGGGACGTGGTCCTTGAGAGCGATTGTCTACAGGTGGTGGAAGCACTCAAGAAGAAATTATCTGGACGAAGTTGCTTTATGTTAGTTATTGAGGAAATTTTACTGATTTGTAATTCTTTTAATACTGTTATTTGGTCTTTTTCTAGCCGTGTGAACAATTCTGTTGCTCACGCTTTGGCGCATGTTTATCCTAGGAATACTGGTAGAATAGAGTGGTCGGATACACTGCCTCCGTCCGTAAACGATGCtgttttgtttgatttatcgttatTAAAGTAAGCCTTCGGGTTttcttctcaaaaaaaaaaaaaaaatgaaactcaATGGCATAATGTGAATGGATTTAAGACACGGCTTCAAATGATCCGCTATGACAATCTAAACAAGGATTACAGGAGCTCGAGTATGAACTAACTTTGAATACCCCTATATACGGAGCTTCATGGCTTTGCTTTAAGTTGGTACAAGCCTATTCATCAAGAAAACtaaatatacggagtatatataatCGGTATAGAACTACAGAAATACAAATTGTACGGAGTATGGATTCTATGTTCAGAATAAACTATTTTTATACTTCAATCTTCACAAAACATGTGATCGATCAGTTGATCACATTGGTCGGAAGTTGACTAATCGCTCAATAGTCAATAGTCTCAGTACCAATTCTTGGAGTGAAACTTAAACCGTTCAAACATTTAGTTAAAAACCACCTTCATAACATCTTCGTGAAAGACAATCTCGCTCAGCATGGATAGCTGACATCCGAGCTTCAGTACAAATGTCAAGAGACAAATATTATAGTTTCATTTCCAATGGAGCTAAAGactcattttttttattatggattATGACGGAATATAGCAAAATGGCTCACTTGCAGACTTGCTACTCTTCTTTTTATCTTGAAGTGAAAGTCAGTCATTCAATGCAATTCTCAACATTCTGGGTCTTTCGAAAATAGTCGCTCAAGCTGTTTTTTGCCTTCTCTTTATCAATCGCAGCCAAATAATACCCACTAGATGAGATAGAAGTATCTAGCAAAAAGGCTTGACCCTTGTATTGTCTTgcacaataataattataaccTTTCATATATACTccttctgtcccggtcatttgttgtccttttccattttgaggtgtctcagtcatttgttgtcctttctattttaagaatgaactagatttcatgcccgggCGTTGCCCGGGTAATATCTAAACAATGATTTCGAAATATTTATTATGAGATTGCTGACTAAAATGAATTGATTTTCAAGATGCCCTTTTAATCTTATAAGACCAGGTAGTTCTATAAAATATAAGTAGCAAATAATGCTTGAGATCGaatcttttaatttaaaaaaggAACACGTAAGGAAATTCATTAAGAAACTCAACTATGTCATACCAATTCAATGATTAAATCACTATAAAAACTTACTATCATATGCTCCGTATttaggctctgttcttttggTTTTAATTTCAGCTTAGTCTAATCCAGCTATATTTCACTTCAATTCAATTTAACTGTTTTCAGTCGAAAAGAACAGAGCCTAA from Silene latifolia isolate original U9 population chromosome 2, ASM4854445v1, whole genome shotgun sequence encodes the following:
- the LOC141641929 gene encoding uncharacterized protein LOC141641929 → MGLGEDTFVWDEDGGTNMGKNDLLLVGKLWSTRAINVKAAIAMMINLWNPTKSILGNVVDAKDKTFIFRFETERDKARVLEGQPWHFDKFLWCFNEPNNNGKLTDVPLFHYPIWARVYDLPLMGRTSMSNAKRLGDMLGSFIDVEVGPNVELDRAIRLRILHDVRKPLKATVPIQMKGGKTVSFDVKYERLPIFCYGCGIIGHGEKDCDDGPYDDEDLKFGEWLRASPWKVVKTVKEGPGKAARDLRASFDAVKVKDTEDAVNSMISKLQSIAPDLRVKKTRKEGPDNSGKGDDQMVLDVGVKAAVLQERAEREEGREEGVEDSYVPEVRRAVECREEGEFTGAGVGELADFTVGVGVGMEEGDKGDVVSSGEAGVIGGGAGKGGYGQSRKWKKQARGEGHGILTPPMARVVLTDRGKRSRDDEEEEGRSGGLSFWWKKEVDCVFQSSSVHHMDFLVRGAEGEWRIIGFYGWPAVSDRHLSWELLRILSRQSSLPWVCIGDFNEILFSTEMKGGSRPQRQMNSFRAAVDECGLRTVPWEGYNFSYDNGQVGECNRQSMLDRAFCTIQWSDLFPYAKLFYLNREWSDHAPIRLVLNYKIQREVKSRPFKFEQIWVGSEGCEEAVERGVEKGRGDLVTVLRECTRELQAWKKTSISRIGRDIDRKRKQLERLNEGDREEESVRRRRKLVAEISDLRRQEEQYWRQRSRALWLRDGDKNTKFFHMRAGERKRKIFIAKLIDDEGVIRMGDEEVGVVANNYFTELFSTSNPTNDETIFQGIGTRVTGNMDDMLKREYCEDEIIEALNQMHPLKAPGPDGMNVLFYQSYWNTIGSTVIRTVLAVLRGELSPRDINKTNIVLIPKKKAPDKIRDFRPISLCNVVYKLISKVLANRLKQFLGDIVSVNQSAFTPGRAITDNIMIAFEIFHHMKNSKGTEGSMAIKLDMDKAYDRVEWSFLQRVLVAFGFDSGWINRVMTCVTTVSFAVLINGHPAREFRPSRGLRQGDPLSPYLFILCAEILSHQLRRATEVGALHGVRISTGAPPISHLLFADDSLFFVKATGEEADVVSAILRRYEQASGQLVNLDKTTASFSKGVPRDRRSGLASRLGIVEVEEKHHYLGLPTVVGRSKKALTDIILDKLSKRLQGWRGKILSRAGKEVLLKAVANSLPTYVMSVFKIPANFCDELRSMMSHFWWNHEEGKRGISWVAWKKLYQPKGMGGMGFRNFKLFNLALLGKQAWRLTTEAGSLWEQVMRARYYPNGDFMTATMGHNPSYIWRGLVEARLVLNGGMRRRIGDGTSTRIWRDAWLPGTHTGRVISPCAAGNEEMLVSELLTEGNGWDMGRVASLFLPFEVDRIVNIRVSQHRPSDIWYWRMEKDGVYTVKSAYKLLAGGDGVDVGGASDRSREMWLWKRLWQVPVWPRVKLFFWQLCSEAIATRANIAARVRGENSFCSLCNSFFESSLHLFKDCWVAQKVWEGLGLEGEEGEGGGGIRDWVEERWRELGVREHIVFMVGCWALWEHRNNVIFDNREVDPWVVLRRVGDVVAEMEGSAYEVMKGRRRKDLGTRSDGPRGWEPAPRGLVKVNVDAGVKEDEGVSLGLVCRGEKGAVLWGVSIVQDQVWEPHVAEAVAVLEGVKEALRTGYRDVVLESDCLQVVEALKKKLSGRSCFMLVIEEILLICNSFNTVIWSFSSRVNNSVAHALAHVYPRNTGRIEWSDTLPPSVNDAVLFDLSLLK